Part of the Osmerus eperlanus chromosome 22, fOsmEpe2.1, whole genome shotgun sequence genome, tggttcgcttgacccgatgttagtttcctcaaggatcacaatgactcttgctcagagacttgttgctcttgtggttggtggtaactgatttaaaattgtttgtactcgctgtgatatattgttttttattattgttgcttgtctttttttccacaggtacacttgcacttatagcagttcatgttgtttaattgtaacttgtttaactacatgctcttatggttcttccctttggcacttactttggttgttcacaatgtgtgcttcatgttttggctactcgcaatgttttgtggctatctcgttgttatgatcagtgacttatgcactttgtaaagctctttcttggaagtcgctttggataaaagcgtctgctaaatgaataaatgtaaaatgtaaatgtcatatgacccgaaggcagcacaagggttgagGAGCCGATGTGGGAGGGGTAAAGGAGACAGTTGAGGAGAAGGTACCTGATTCAGATAGATAATGAGGGAGCCTCTTTCAGACAGAGCCTTGTCCATCTCAAATTTCTCAATGTAGCGATCTTTCCCTTCCTTcaactacacacagacacacacacaaaaagattcGCACATGAATGTGAAAAATATTAAACTGAAAATGAGACTAAggtcaatatttcagtgtttgtgtttgagagagagagcagagagagagagtgtgtctgtgccccCAAGTGCCTCACCTTTGTCAGATCCCCAATGTCCACTATGAAGCCAGTTAGCAGGCCAATGTCCAGAACCGACATGGTGGCATCTCTTTCCTTGCTCTTATATCTGCCAGACGAGATGAccaaaggtagagagagagaggtagagagggagagacagatgtagagagagagggagagacagatgtagagagagaggtagagggtgtGTATACAGGTGTgtttaaaggtgtgtgtgtataaaggtgtgtgtacaggtgtgtataTAGGTTTGTgtacaggtgtttgtgtgtgtgtgtacaggtgtgtgtgtgttcaggtgtgtgcgtgtatataggtgtgtgtacaggtgtgtgtgtgtacaggtgtgtataCAGGTGTgattgtgttcaggtgtgtgtgtatataggtttgtgtacaggtgtgtgtgtgtttacaggtgtgtgtgtgtgtgtttacaggtgtgtgtgtgtgtgtttacaagtgTACACAACATAacaccaggacaggaagacgagGTGGAATTAGAGGTGACATCCGATGGTCCAAAACTAGACACTGTTTGTTCGAAAACTTATTTTATGTTATCAAATGTACTTTATGTAGTTTTGAGAGATAGCTTACAACATATATACATAAAACATTTGTTGTAATATGGTATGACTTTATAATAATCTCTTTGCTGTATGGATTAAGCCTCAGTAGCCAGTACATTAAATGGTTtagtgagagggttagggttagggaggttGTAATATTTCATATCTTACCTTGTCTTTATTTTCAGCAAGTAGGTTGCTTCAGCACCAGGGTAAGATGCTGTAAAAACATCATATACTTAAGTGAGATCATCGAAACTGATTGATGGAGAATAGTGAGAAGGTTAGACTCTTTCTctagattctctctctctcactttctcgcaCATACACATTGTACTACATATTCTTTCAATAGAATAATACGAATAAGAATAATTGCCATCTCATTTGAAAAACGCTTGATGGCTTAGACCCACAGAGGACTTCTATTTCATATAGAATTAATTTATAATTTTGTATCATTATCATTTATAaccatgcattattattattatgtataagtataaatgtaaattatttatCATAATTATTTGTAATTATTTACTACATTCTTATTTACAACATTCCTATTTACCACATTCATTATTATTCATTCCAACAAAAGATCTATATAAAGCTACCAATACCATACATGGTAAAAGAGTAAAACATGTAACAAATGACTTACCAGGGACAACTTTTGCAATTTGACCATTTAGCacataaatatttatttttgatgATTTGGGTCAGGGGTGTGGATTTATGTACCTTTTCCTTCTTTCACCATTTCCACTTCCAGGTCAAAGTCATTACAGCCAGGATTCTTTTTGTCCAAGACGGCATAGTACAGAGTCAGCAcctgagaacaagagagagagagagacggagagagagagacagagagagagacagagagagagacagagagagagtgtgagagacacagagagagacagagaaagacagagatagagaggtatggagagaaagtggcagagagaaatagagtgaAAGTGTTCCAGTGTTGAGCATAAGTGAATACATAGACGACTAAATGACAGTTGGGGAGTTTATGTCTCACAGATATGGTGGCGGTGCCAACTCCTCTGGCTTCCACTGTCAGGTTCTGATTGACATCCGGGACCTGGTGatgcagagcacacacacacacaggcacactcacaggcacacaaacacacacacaggtacacacatacacacaggcacacgcaaacacacagcccAAGACAAGAACATTATGcaaagtgtgtgtacgtgtatgtgggTGTATTTGTGTTCACATGGTTGTATCTATGTTTATGTTTAtatctctgtgtgggtgtgtgtatgtgtgtgtgtatatctgtgtgtatctgtgtgtgtgtgtagatgggggCAGGTCTCACCTTTGTGGTTCTGGTGAGAAATTGGTTTCTCCTGTTAAAATTCCACTTGTCTGGGTTCTCCCTGCCAGCTACATGGATATCTACTTGCAGGTCAACCTCCTTCACGTTTTGGGTTTTGGACCAATACTCAGCCACTGCCTGGTACACCATGATAGTTGCctgttgtgtgtttttatttgtgAAATGGAGGcaaaagaaacacaaacaatTGTTGCGTTAATACAGATAAGTGTAATACgtaacggtgcgtgtccactgcagcgacgcgagcgAAGCGACAACATGCCAGGCGAAtggcttgcgtggtgcattgtgggtagcgacgcgattcAAGCGATTCGAGTTGAGAtgttctcaactttatgcaaatgaggagcgattttcactagcgatggccaatcggagtgttttcttgtttctcgtaacatagcaaccatggtaaacatttctagctttcagttacaagatggagaaactaatcgcttgtgtggctgcatatccagtcctgtatgatacgtctctgtattttgTACAGAGACATTGACTAAAAGAATGAGGCCTTGCCGACGTTGTCGAtgctcctggtgttttttttgtacttttaaattcagtcttgtcacattacgtaacttcatTCTGTggcaactagctagctagcccggctgggacTCCCtcgtcgtatcgacagattagcagagacttcgaGTAATATCATAAAacttttacacatgtcaacttgtatgtctattaaacagttttgagtTGTATTTTGATTGATATTGTGTatgagtacgtaaacccaagtctgcacgctttgCCATGAGACGTTATacaaactacaacagtgactttaaagaactacaactctgcgttaatctgtctgacacgcccccgagcgtggtgcactgtgggaaggcgagcgatggcaagcgattcgcgtcgctgcagtggacacgcaccgtaagggataatgcccgacgaggtgtacatTATCATGCGGAGCCGTGAACCGTCCGACGCattgtccattatcaggtgtccattatcaggtgatattgtacatctcgaagggcattatcccgcttatactatggtcacttgccaacgatttttttttacaaacattaatttatgtttttatgCGTTTTGCAATAGAAATCTAACGTTTTTCAACATTAGCCAACTGTAATATTTCtagtccgctcagctcatagaaccaacaccggctttctattggctgagctattagcccgaaagctaacgttatgctagcaagattcagaggcaataacattgtgtacggttgacaaacagtaaatataattttacagtatgtttgaaaataagatttgctagctaaccagccatgtcactgtcccaaaatcaatatcaagattttcacgaacaaagtatcggccatactagtactaggctacagtacggccgcagcctgtggagcgagttgaatagcaaatggatgtgaaatgactgcatcaaagttgacattttctccaaacagtaattataatttgacagtatgtgtaacaacaagactagccagctattgagccatgtcattgtcccaaAATAAAATCTAGATTTTTACGAAGAAAATAATCGGCAtgtcgtgttggccgcagcctgtctgaagtagatttcaaacactttgtacaggctcatactatgtagccagcgcaataatttagaacggtgaataAACCGTTTTGCTGAAACTACTTAGTAGGTGTCCATATATCTCCATATACATCCCAATgcagtatgtatatgtgtgtgtcaggagtcaggtggctgagcggtgagggaatcgggctagtaatccgaaggttgccagttcgattcccggtcatgccaactgacgttgtgtccttgggcaaggcacttcaccctacttgcctcgggggaatgtccctgtacttactgtaagtcgctctggataagagcgtctgctaaatgactaaatgtaaatgtgtgtgtacacacctgGGTAGATCCGTAGCCACCACCAGGTCTACGCTGCAGACTAAGCCACTTGACGATGGGCCCTGCCTCCTGCAGAGCATCAGCCTTCAGCAGGGCCAGCAGAGCGTAGGCAGTGGCCTCCAGGGTGAACGTTCCAGATCCCTCGGGGACCTTCCAGTGGTCTAGacctgtaaaacacacacacagtcatgcacgttagggttaggtgtgaagGATAACacgattttgaatgggagtgaatTGTCTGTTCTCActaggatagtgtgtgtgtgtgtgtgtgtgtgtgtgtgtgtgtgtgtgtgtgtgtgtgtgtgtgtgtgtgtgtgtgtgtgtgtgtgaactgaccTGTAGAGAACTTAAGAAGCAGTCCCTTGTCAAGTGCGCCATGGTTGGCCATGGCGTAGGATACCATGGCAACAGAAT contains:
- the LOC134009060 gene encoding complement C3-like, which produces MMPVHHFQSMTSNMNKAVAYLQKRLPDIKNPYSVAMVSYAMANHGALDKGLLLKFSTGLDHWKVPEGSGTFTLEATAYALLALLKADALQEAGPIVKWLSLQRRPGGGYGSTQATIMVYQAVAEYWSKTQNVKEVDLQVDIHVAGRENPDKWNFNRRNQFLTRTTKVPDVNQNLTVEARGVGTATISVLTLYYAVLDKKNPGCNDFDLEVEMVKEGKASYPGAEATYLLKIKTRYKSKERDATMSVLDIGLLTGFIVDIGDLTKLKEGKDRYIEKFEMDKALSERGSLIIYLNQVSHTEWDHVNFRIHSVDKVGVLQPAAVTVYEYYQKSRCRVFYHPQRTDGGLLRLCSGKDQSICKCAEENCSMQKKLGLEDSDRSEKACEVTKDQSVDYVFKVQMEKMVPDATTDMYTMRIVDVLKGGIDKSAMGNLREFVAFALCRESLGLQEGKTYLLMGVSKDVYKPREEANVEYQYVLGEQTWVEYWPTPAECPKQPYRQTCRGLEKLVTEQKIEGCPQK